CCGCTAAGCAAATAGAAAAAAGATAACCTTACACTGACAATTAAAACATTAGTTCTGTGAATAATTCTCTCTTGGAGGCAGATGTTCGCCTCCGATTCACACGGAGAGATAACCTTGAAAAACCGTTCACTTGCTTTAGCGATTCTACTGACCCTTAGCGGCTGCCAAGCGACTCAACGACAAAACGCAACCACCGGCGAAGCCGAAACCAATTCCGCAACCAAAGGTGCCCTACTTGGAGCTCTCGCTGGCGCCGTTGCAGGCGCGGCTACCGGCGACAAAGATGACCGAGGCAAACGCGCACTGATTGGCGCGGCAGGTGGTGCAGCCATCGGTGGCGGTGTCGGCTACTATTTTGATCAACAAGAGAAAGCGCTACGTCAAGCCTTGCTCAACTCGGGTGTTCAAGTCGAGCGCGTTGGAGAAAATCAACTGCTGCTGCGTTTGGAAAATGGCATCGGCTTTAGCTCAGGTTCTTACAACCTCGAGGCTTCCATCCACAGCACACTGCAAGGCGTTGCACGCGTTTTGGTCGAGTATCCGGACACCAGTTTGGTGATTGATGGTTATACCGATAGCACGGGCAGCGATTCATCCAACCAAATTTTGTCTGAACGCCGCGCTGAATCTGTGCGTGCTTTCTTAATCTCGCAAAAAGTGGCTGCTGGCCGAGCGATTGCACGCGGAAACGGCGAACGTTACCCACTTTGCACCAATAGCACTGCCGAAGGCCGGGCCTGTAACCGCCGAGTAGAAATTCAGATCCTGCCTTTAAAATAGGGCTATCTGGACAGTATGAACGGCCGTGTTTACTGCTGATTTCAATTCAGGTTCCGTCTATACTTGGCACTGAACCTGAATTTGAGAGGCACGACTTTGCGCTATAATCTTCTGATTCTTATCGGACTTCTCTTGTCCACTTCGGCATTCGGCCAATCAGTGCAACAGTTAACCGAACAGGCCAATCAAAGAGATCCAAACGCGCAATACCAATTGTCACTTGAATTGGCCAAGGAAGAAGGCGAGGCGGCCAAAGCCGATGCCTTTTATTGGTTGCAGCAATCGGCACAATTGGGCTATGAGCCCGCACAAATCAAGTTAGCCCAAGCTTACGAAAGCGGTATCGGCACACAAGTTGATCTTAAACTTGCTGCCAATTGGTATTGGCAAGCCGCCGTACAAGGTAATCTGGACGCGCAAATCAAATTAGGGGCACTGTTTGAAGAGCAAGGCTCTCTCTTTTCACAACTTGATATCGCCCAGTTCTGGTTTGGAATTGCGTCCAAACATTCTGCCGAAGCGGAAGACGCTTACAATCGCATTCTAGAAATCAAATTTAATGCAATGCGCGCCAAGCAGGTTTCTGCCATTTCACAGTTGGATACGGCATTAGATACCCAAACGCAATCGCTAGACTCCGGGCTAGAGACTTCGGCTGCAACTACCGCTCCGCCCTCGCCTATATATACCGACTGGATCTCCATCAGCGCCATTTTGTTTCTCGCACTCTCCTTCAGTAGCGTCATGTTCTACTTTCGCCGTAAAAGAGTGTCGCGGGAAACAACGCAACAGCTTGAACTGCAAAGCGAGCTCAAAAAACAACGCTATAGCAACAAACAGCTCAAGCGACAGCTGGAAAAAGTCTTTAATGAATACAAAAAGGTACAGGCCCAAGCTGG
The Vibrio navarrensis DNA segment above includes these coding regions:
- a CDS encoding OmpA family protein, coding for MKNRSLALAILLTLSGCQATQRQNATTGEAETNSATKGALLGALAGAVAGAATGDKDDRGKRALIGAAGGAAIGGGVGYYFDQQEKALRQALLNSGVQVERVGENQLLLRLENGIGFSSGSYNLEASIHSTLQGVARVLVEYPDTSLVIDGYTDSTGSDSSNQILSERRAESVRAFLISQKVAAGRAIARGNGERYPLCTNSTAEGRACNRRVEIQILPLK
- a CDS encoding tetratricopeptide repeat protein, translated to MRYNLLILIGLLLSTSAFGQSVQQLTEQANQRDPNAQYQLSLELAKEEGEAAKADAFYWLQQSAQLGYEPAQIKLAQAYESGIGTQVDLKLAANWYWQAAVQGNLDAQIKLGALFEEQGSLFSQLDIAQFWFGIASKHSAEAEDAYNRILEIKFNAMRAKQVSAISQLDTALDTQTQSLDSGLETSAATTAPPSPIYTDWISISAILFLALSFSSVMFYFRRKRVSRETTQQLELQSELKKQRYSNKQLKRQLEKVFNEYKKVQAQAGKQKLSLACAMFGYSPSAIPDEKSIKIRFRQLSRLYHPDARGSEEEMKRLNGALKVLLQNVADS